The following coding sequences are from one Rutidosis leptorrhynchoides isolate AG116_Rl617_1_P2 chromosome 11, CSIRO_AGI_Rlap_v1, whole genome shotgun sequence window:
- the LOC139874750 gene encoding uncharacterized protein has protein sequence MLTLQSPVTGNNLLRPKSGRQPLKSLTNVPPPPPPPTKKTYTKPNLNPNPNLIEITEDANKENPNQKQTVTANFNQIRSPIATITSDPVQIEQFEVSLADELIAIREKMERLRLDKEKTEKILKERELMMEMKMKELDQRGEIQKVFEIEVDRLYRLNELRSLCNRILPIRSLREKEQEKIKPDKLQGGKIEELGEEKEEGTCGAI, from the exons ATGCTAACTCTTCAATCTCCGGTCACCGGAAACAATCTCCTCCGACCAAAATCCGGCCGGCAGCCTCTCAAATCCCTAACTAACGTACCACCTCCCCCGCCACCACCTACTAAAAAAACCTATACAAAACcaaacctaaaccctaaccctaatctaATCGAAATCACTGAAGATGCTAACAAAGAGAATCCGAATCAGAAACAAACTGTTACAGCTAATTTCAATCAAATTCGATCTCCGATCGCTACAATTACTTCAGATCCGGTTCAAATCGAGCAATTTGAAGTGTCGTTAGCTGACGAGCTGATTGCGATTCGAGAGAAAATGGAGCGATTGAGATTAGATAAAGAGAAAACTGAAAAGATATTGAAAGAAAGAGAATTAATGATGGAGATGAAGATGAAAGAGCTCGATCAAAGAGGCGAGATTCAGAAAGTGTTCGAGATTGAAGTCGATCGACTTTATCGATTAAACGAGCTCCGATCGTTATGCAAC AGGATATTGCCGATTAGATCCTTAAGAGAAAAGGAACAGGAGAAGATTAAGCCTGATAAACTACAG GGGGGAAAGATTGAAGAATTAGGGGAAGAAAAGGAGGAGGGTACTTGTGGGGCAATTTGA
- the LOC139876782 gene encoding thioredoxin H-type-like isoform X1, producing the protein MGSCFSSSPPDEDESENQPHFAGGNVTLITTNDTWDRKLSEAKTQGKIVIANFSASWCSPCKSIAPYYIELSEKHLSLMFLTIDVDALTSLLQEFSTQWEVKATPTFFFLRDGQQFDKLVGANKVELENKITTIAGQK; encoded by the exons ATGGGAAGTTGCTTCTCTTCG TCTCCACCTGATGAAGATGAGTCTGAGAATCAACCTCATTTTGCGGGAGGTAATGTGACACTTATCACTACCAATGATACTTGGGACCGAAAGCTATCAGAAGCAAAAACGCAAGGGAAAATA GTGATAGCCAACTTTAGTGCATCTTGGTGTAGTCCTTGCAAATCGATTGCACCATACTACATCGAGCTTTCGGAGAAGCATCTTTCTCTTATGTTTCTAACTATAGACGTTGATGCATTAACG AGTCTGTTACAGGAGTTTAGTACACAGTGGGAGGTAAAAGCTACTCCAACATTTTTCTTCCTTAGAGATGGGCAACAATTTGATAAACTTGTGGGAGCCAATAAGGTAGAATTGGAGAACAAGATAACCACCATTGCTGGTCAAAAGTAA
- the LOC139876782 gene encoding thioredoxin H-type-like isoform X2, which produces MGSCFSSSPPDEDESENQPHFAGGNVTLITTNDTWDRKLSEAKTQGKIVIANFSASWCSPCKSIAPYYIELSEKHLSLMFLTIDVDALTEFSTQWEVKATPTFFFLRDGQQFDKLVGANKVELENKITTIAGQK; this is translated from the exons ATGGGAAGTTGCTTCTCTTCG TCTCCACCTGATGAAGATGAGTCTGAGAATCAACCTCATTTTGCGGGAGGTAATGTGACACTTATCACTACCAATGATACTTGGGACCGAAAGCTATCAGAAGCAAAAACGCAAGGGAAAATA GTGATAGCCAACTTTAGTGCATCTTGGTGTAGTCCTTGCAAATCGATTGCACCATACTACATCGAGCTTTCGGAGAAGCATCTTTCTCTTATGTTTCTAACTATAGACGTTGATGCATTAACG GAGTTTAGTACACAGTGGGAGGTAAAAGCTACTCCAACATTTTTCTTCCTTAGAGATGGGCAACAATTTGATAAACTTGTGGGAGCCAATAAGGTAGAATTGGAGAACAAGATAACCACCATTGCTGGTCAAAAGTAA
- the LOC139874749 gene encoding uncharacterized protein: MASNGRFSVKQMTKVINEKTILTNDAVRETLRNNLVSKKLEIFVWRAMKKRLPVMIELDKRGIDLHSIRCAVCDDDFESVEHSLDFCKHSLEVWHLVCGWWDLGNFPNRSVNEILRDNILFSTSYLGKQIWQAVEWAAPIALNEIQLKSYEWIANSVKGVKIDWLTWLSNPKIYLNI, translated from the exons ATGGCGAGCAATGGAAGGTTTTCAGTTAAACAAATGACAAAGGTGATTAATGAAAAAACAATTTTAACAAATGATGCGGTACGAGAGACACTTCGAAACAATCTCGTTTCAAAAAAATTAGAGATTTTTGTGTGGAGAGCAATGAAGAAACGACTACCGGTAATGATAGAGCTCGACAAAAGAGGCATTGATCTTCATTCCATTCGATGTGCGGTATGTGATGATGACTTTGAATCTGTGGAACACTCTTTAGACTTTTGTAAACATTCCTTAGAAGTTTGGCATCTTGTTTGTGGATGGTGGGATCTTGGCAATTTCCCCAACCGAAGTGTAAATGAAATCCTTCGTGACAACATTCTGTTCTCTACATCTTATCTCGGGAAACAAATTTGGCAAGCGGTTGAATGG GCGGCCCCAATAGCTCTAAACGAAATTCAACTCAAATCATACGAGTGGATCGCGAATAGTGTTAAAGGGGTTAAGATCGATTGGCTCACTTGGCTTAGCAATCCTAAGATCTATTTAAACATTTGA